From the genome of Nasonia vitripennis strain AsymCx chromosome 1, Nvit_psr_1.1, whole genome shotgun sequence, one region includes:
- the LOC100680109 gene encoding uncharacterized protein LOC100680109 encodes MILKTAIFLACSTAALGFTIDSRIKRQDDDSTGPLSNSRRGLGDTIISSAIDAGGSLASTGLEVAGDVASKGIDSLIHAGSDTVQHGIDSAINGGTDLAKDLASKGVADNFGKGINNAILAGSDAVQGGIAKAINAGIDLAAMGVETVGAIGSRVQTAFNETYQDEKNSVGTSFTSVKDLIHQNIETEANVAKTIFDLGTIIPKFGKNLILG; translated from the exons ATGATTTTAAAGACCGCTATTTTCCTGGCTTGCAGTACTGCGGCTCTG GGCTTTACCATTGATTCCAGAATTAAAAGACAAGACGATG ATTCTACAGGTCCATTATCAAATAGCCGTAGGGGCTTGGGCGATACTATAATCAGTTCTGCAATCGATGCTGGAGGCAGTCTTGCATCAACAGGATTGGAG GTGGCCGGTGATGTTGCGAGCAAAGGTATCGACAGCCTCATACACGCGGGCAGTGATACTGTCCAACATGGCATCGATTCTGCCATCAACGGTGGAACCGATCTTGCCAAGGATCTCGCATCAAAAGGA gtGGCGGATAATTTTGGTAAAGGTATTAATAATGCCATACTCGCTGGCAGTGATGCTGTTCAAGGCGGCATTGCCAAAGCCATCAACGCTGGAATCGATCTTGCGGCAATGGGAGTAGAA ACTGTTGGTGCAATCGGAAGCAGGGTTCAAACAGCTTTCAACGAAACCTACCAAGACGAGAAGAACTCCGTGGGAACCAGCTTCACTTCGGTGAAGGATCTGATCCATCAAAATATCGAGACAGAGGCTAACGTGGCGAAGACTATCTTCGACTTGGGTACTATTATTccgaaatttggaaaaaactTGATTTTAGGCTAA
- the LOC116415790 gene encoding uncharacterized protein LOC116415790 → MPHFHMGNYRINSYTNYYWLGEPLSSDPDDRPTVENYDHMLHEALCSILLNRDLTADQIEKLLVKPDLSIKRILEREPILSRHFSQEELGNISLLWIAVLGCYQDSAELLVCSGPNVNELFGCHSPQIIDKRSSILHVLLQLNLSAKNERLIRLVRDHGADVQSQDSRGRTVLYLALTVGRGNRVKLAELILEKAMDVNIATNLGKTPVLAAAASKHADKLLPLLITYGANLTATDKDGQNTTACRDQEWIKPLIWP, encoded by the coding sequence ATGCCTCATTTTCATATGGGAAACTACAGAATCAACTCATATACCAACTACTATTGGCTAGGCGAGCCCCTATCGTCAGATCCCGACGACAGACCAACAGTCGAAAACTATGACCACATGCTGCACGAAGCTctgtgcagcatcttgctCAATCGCGATCTGACCGCCGACCAGATCGAAAAACTTCTCGTTAAACCGGATCTCTCAATAAAGCGGATCTTGGAGCGAGAACCTATCCTCAGCAGACATTTTTCACAAGAAGAGCTCGGAAACATCTCGCTCCTTTGGATCGCAGTGTTGGGCTGCTACCAGGATTCAGCCGAGCTGTTGGTGTGCTCCGGCCCTAACGTCAACGAGCTCTTCGGATGCCACAGCCCTCAAATAATCGACAAAAGAAGTTCCATTCTCCACGTGCTGCTTCAGCTGAATCTCTCCGCGAAGAATGAGCGATTGATCCGTCTGGTGAGGGACCACGGTGCTGATGTGCAAAGTCAGGACTCCAGGGGACGAACCGTCCTGTACTTGGCGTTAACGGTAGGAAGAGGAAACAGAGTAAAATTGGCCGAACTTATTCTCGAAAAGGCAATGGACGTTAACATCGCTACTAATCTCGGTAAAACACCCGTGCTCGCCGCAGCCGCGAGCAAACATGCAGACAAACTGCTGCCGTTATTGATAACGTACGGAGCCAATCTTACCGCCACGGATAAAGATGGTCAGAATACCACTGCCTGTCGCGATCAAGAGTGGATCAAGCCGTTGATCTGGCCATAG